In the genome of Streptomyces sp. SAI-127, the window ATCCTCATCGTGGTGGGCACCCGCGAGGGCGTGGACGCCGCCGCGGCGATCCTCGGGCGGGAGTGAACGCGTGCACTCCGCGGTCCTGCTGATCGAGTTCGGCTCGATCATCCTCGGCCTGGGTCTCCTCGGCCGTTTCGCCGCCCGTTTCCGCCTCTCCCCCATCCCCCTCTACCTCCTGGCCGGCCTGGCCTTCGGTGAGGGCGGCCTGCTCCCGCTGGGCGCGAGCGAGGAGTTCGTGTCGATAGGCGCCGAGATAGGCGTCATCCTCCTGCTCCTGATGCTCGGCCTGGAGTACACGGCCGGCGATCTGGTCACCAACCTCAAGGCCCACTACCCCTCCGGCCTGGTCGACGGCGCCCTCAACGCCCTCCCGGGAGCGGCGGCCGCTCTCCTGCTGGGCTGGGGCCCGGTGGCGGCGGTGGTCCTGGCCGGCGTCACGTGGATCTCCTCCTCCGGCGTCATAGCGAAGGTCCTGGGCGACCTGGGCAGGGTCGGCAACAGGGAGACCCCGGTCATCCTGAGCGTCCTGGTCCTGGAGGACCTGGCGATGGCGGTGTACCTGCCCATCGTCACCGCCCTCGTCGCCGGAGCGGGCCTGCTGGCCGGCAGCCTGACCCTGGCCATCGCACTCGGAGCCGCGGGTCTGGTCCTGTTCGTGGCGGTCCGCTACGGCCGCCTGATCTCCCGCTTCGTCTCGAGCGACGACCCCGAGAAGCTGCTGCTGGTGGTCCTGGGCCTGACGATCCTGGTGGCGGGCGTGGCACAGCAACTCCAGGTATCGGCAGCGGTGGGCGCGTTCCTCGTGGGCATCGCCCTCTCGGGCGAGGTGGCCGAGGGCGCCCACACCCTCCTGAGCCCCCTGCGGGACCTCTTCGCCGCGGTCTTCTTCGTCTTCTTCGGCCTCCACACGGACCCGGCGAGCATCCCCCCGGTCCTGCTCCCCGCCCTGGCCCTGGCCCTGGTCACCGCGGCAACCAAGATCACCACCGGCTACTGGGCGGCCCGCCGAGCCGGAATCTCCCCCAAGGGCCGCTGGCGCACGGGCGGCGCCCTGGTGGCCCGCGGCGAGTTCTCGATCGTCATCGCGGGCCTGGCGGTCTCGGCCGGCATGGAGCCCTCCCTGGGCCCCCTGGCCACGGCCTACGTCCTCATCCTGGTCATCCTCGGCCCCCTCACGGCCCGCTACACGGAGCCCGTGGCGACACGACTGACGGCCCGCCGCGCCAACGCCTCGACGGCAGCGGGGAGCACTTCCCAGGTGGCCGAGGCGTCGGTGGGCCGGGACGGCGCCTAAGGGGGTGCCGGGCCAGGTTGCCAGCGGGTGCGGGCCGGTGGGGGCTGGTCGCGCAGTTCCCCGCGCCCCTGGGGAGTTGCAGTCACCCGCACCACGACGGACCGATCCCCACCTCACGCGCCACGACGGGCCGATCACCGCACCCCACGCCACGGCGGACCGTTCGTCACCTCGCGCACCACGACCGACCGATCACCGCACCCCACGCCACGGCGGACCGTTCGTCACCTCGCGCGCCGCGGCGGACCGGTCGCCGCACCGCGCGCCCCGCCGGGCCGTTGGCCGCGTACGGCGCGCAGGGGACGGGGTGGGGGGTGTCCGCCCGCAGCGGCCGGCGTCCGTCACCGAGCCCTGCTCAAGGGACCGAGCCGCCGGACCGAGGACGGACACCCCCCACCCCGGCCCCGACCCACAACGCACCCGCTCGCGCTACCTCCGCCCCCACCGAACCGGCACGGGCCGCCGCAGGCACTCAGGGGCGCGGGGAACTGCGCACAACGCCCGCCCCCACCGAACCCGCAGCCACCCGCACCCGCTCAACCGCCGGACGCACCCCCACCGAACCCGCGCAGGCCGCCGCAGGCACCCCGCCCAACCGCCGGACGCACTGGTCAGCCCCCCGTCCCCCTGGCAGGATCACCGGCATGCCCAAGCCGTTCCCCCGCCTCAGCCGCCGCCAGGCGCTCCAGACCGCGGCCGCCACGATCGTGGTCCTCGGCCTGCTCCTGTGGTGGCTGCTCCCGCTGGGCGAGGCCCCCCCGGCCGGCACGATCACCTTCAGCACGGGCACGAAGCAAGGCGTCTACCAGAAGTACGGCGGACTCCTCCAGAAGGAGATCCACAAGGACATGCCGGACCTGAAGGTGAAACTGGAGACCAGCGCGGGCTCCCAGGAGAACGTCAGGCTCGTGGCGACCGGGCAGTCCGACTTCGCCATCGCCGCGGCCGACGCGGTGGAGACCTACCAGCAGAACAACGGCCCCGGCGCCGACCAGCTCCGCGGCGTGGCCCGCCTCTACGACGACTACGTACAGCTCGTCGTCCCGGCCGACTCGGACATCCGCACCGTGGCCGACCTGAAGGGCAAGCGCGTCTCCATCGGCGTCCCCAACTCCGGCGTACGACTGATAGCGGACCGCGTGCTCAACGCCGCCGGCATCGACCCGGACCAGGACATCCAGCCGAGGGCAGAGGGCATCGACACCGGCCCCAAACTTCTCGGCCACGGCCTGGACGCGTTCTTCTGGTCCGGCGGCCTGCCAACCGACGGCCTGAAGCAGCTGGCCGAACGCTCCGCGTTCCGCTTCGTCCCGATCGAACCCTCCCTCGTGGCGAAGCTGCACGCCGAGGGCGAGCCCACCCGCTACTACCGCGCCACCAACATGCCGGCGTCGGCGTACCCGTCCGTCCAGAACAACAGGACCGTCCCGACGATGGCCGTCTCCAACCTGCTGATCACCCGCAAGGACATGGACCCCGAGCTCACCGAGTGGCTCACCCGGACCGTGATCAAGAGCAGGGACGGCATCGGCCACGACGTCCACTCCGCCCAGCTGGTCGACGTACGCACGGCGATCTACACCGACCCGGTCCCCCTCCACGACGGAGCCCGCCGCTACTACCGCTCGGTCAAACCGTAGGGCGAGTACGGGGCACGGAGACGGTCACCACCAGCCCGTGCGGCTCATGGTGACCGTACGAGATCGATCCACCCCCGGCAGCGAGCAGCGCCCGCGAGATGGACAGCCCGAGACCGGACCCCTTGATGTTCTGATGGCGCCCGCTGCGCCAGAACCGGTCGCCGACACGCACGAGTTCCTCATCGGTGAGTCCGGGGCCGCGATCGGCGACCACGACCGTCGAGGTGTCCCCGTCCGCGGCGACCGTGACCTCGACGGTCTCCTCCTTGGGCGTGAACTTGATCGCGTTGTCGATGACCGCGTCGAGGGCGCTGGAGAGCGTGACGGGGTCGGCCCAGGCGGTGGTGGGTGGACAACTGCCCACCAGCCGCACTCCCTTGGCCTCGGCGGTGGGTGTCCAGGCGGCGACCCGTTCGGCGGTCAGCTCCCCGATGTCGGTGATCCTGAGGTCCGCCTCGGTGTGCTCGGCGAGCGCGAGGTCGAGGAGGTCGTCGAGGACCTGGGCCAGCCTCTTGCCCTCCGTCTGCACGGAGGCGATCTCGGTGTTCCCCTCGGGAAGTTCGAAGGCGAGCAGCTCGATACGCAGCAGCAGGGCGGCGAGCGGATTCCTCAACTGGTGGGACGCGTCGGCGACGAAGGCCCGCTGCTGCTCCAACACGTCCTCGACGTTGTCCGCCATTTCATTGAACGACCGTGCCAGCCGCCTGAGTTCGGGCGGCCCCCCGGCCACCGCGACCCGCGATTTGAGTCGCCCGGTGGCGATGTCGTGGGTGGTGGCGTCGAGGACCCGCACGGGCCTGAGCACCCAGCCGGTCAGCCGCAGCGCGGCGCCGACGGCCAGCAGCATGGCGG includes:
- a CDS encoding cation:proton antiporter codes for the protein MHSAVLLIEFGSIILGLGLLGRFAARFRLSPIPLYLLAGLAFGEGGLLPLGASEEFVSIGAEIGVILLLLMLGLEYTAGDLVTNLKAHYPSGLVDGALNALPGAAAALLLGWGPVAAVVLAGVTWISSSGVIAKVLGDLGRVGNRETPVILSVLVLEDLAMAVYLPIVTALVAGAGLLAGSLTLAIALGAAGLVLFVAVRYGRLISRFVSSDDPEKLLLVVLGLTILVAGVAQQLQVSAAVGAFLVGIALSGEVAEGAHTLLSPLRDLFAAVFFVFFGLHTDPASIPPVLLPALALALVTAATKITTGYWAARRAGISPKGRWRTGGALVARGEFSIVIAGLAVSAGMEPSLGPLATAYVLILVILGPLTARYTEPVATRLTARRANASTAAGSTSQVAEASVGRDGA
- a CDS encoding TAXI family TRAP transporter solute-binding subunit; the encoded protein is MPKPFPRLSRRQALQTAAATIVVLGLLLWWLLPLGEAPPAGTITFSTGTKQGVYQKYGGLLQKEIHKDMPDLKVKLETSAGSQENVRLVATGQSDFAIAAADAVETYQQNNGPGADQLRGVARLYDDYVQLVVPADSDIRTVADLKGKRVSIGVPNSGVRLIADRVLNAAGIDPDQDIQPRAEGIDTGPKLLGHGLDAFFWSGGLPTDGLKQLAERSAFRFVPIEPSLVAKLHAEGEPTRYYRATNMPASAYPSVQNNRTVPTMAVSNLLITRKDMDPELTEWLTRTVIKSRDGIGHDVHSAQLVDVRTAIYTDPVPLHDGARRYYRSVKP
- a CDS encoding HAMP domain-containing sensor histidine kinase; protein product: MRTRLLPLLIILMAAVLMALGVPLAIGVASAQQQKVVVDRIDDTAHFAALAQFVTDASDERLETLESELASYYKVYGIRVGVFYDGDVPMATAPRGWFLPREGEVRDAFGEALLSRRSQDPKQVWPWQRGRLVVASPVIRDGDVIAVVVTDSPTGPMRSRILHGWLVIFAGELAAMLLAVGAALRLTGWVLRPVRVLDATTHDIATGRLKSRVAVAGGPPELRRLARSFNEMADNVEDVLEQQRAFVADASHQLRNPLAALLLRIELLAFELPEGNTEIASVQTEGKRLAQVLDDLLDLALAEHTEADLRITDIGELTAERVAAWTPTAEAKGVRLVGSCPPTTAWADPVTLSSALDAVIDNAIKFTPKEETVEVTVAADGDTSTVVVADRGPGLTDEELVRVGDRFWRSGRHQNIKGSGLGLSISRALLAAGGGSISYGHHEPHGLVVTVSVPRTRPTV